Genomic DNA from Clostridium sp. BJN0013:
TAGCATTAAGTTTATTTATTGTATAAAGTTTTAAAGCCAACACAATACTTATTATCCTGTTGCAGCCGCACTTTAAAACATGATTACTTGATAAATTATAAAAATTTATAATCACATATAATCTTATTTCAAAAAGTCACCAAATATCTACCTCAAATTTGTAACAATCTATCCCTGTTTTTGTTTATGTCTGGGATTTTCACAGATAACCATTACTTTCCCTTTTCTTTTTATAATCTTACATTTTTCACATATAGGCTTAACTGACGGCCTCACTTTCATAGCTAACCCTCCTTAAAATTACTTTGCTCTCCAGGTTATTCTCCCACGGGTTAAATCATAAGGAGAAAGTTCTACTGTAACTTTATCACCTGGTAATATCCTTATAAAATTCATTCTTAATTTGCCAGATATATGTGCTAATATTTTATGTCCGCTTTCTAATTCTACTTCAAACATTGCATTAGGTAAAGCTTCTAAAACTGTACCTTGCATTTCAATAACGTCGTCTTTTGACATAAGGTAATCAAACCTCCTTATTATTGTTGGCTATAAAAACTTAATTAACCTAAATTTAATACTAACCAACAGCACATTAACACTTTAATTAAAGTCAATATTTTAGATTAAAGTTAATATTTCCGGACCATTTTCCAAAATAGCAACAGTATTTTCATAATGAACTGATAAACTTCCGTCCACAGTAACAACAGTCCAATTATTAGATTGTATGGTCACATTATATTTTCCCATATTCACCATAGGTTCTATAGCCAATGCCATGCCTTTCACAAGTTTAGGACCTCTCCCAGGTTTCCCATAGTTGGGTATTTCAGGATACTCATGCATATTACTACCAATACCATGACCCACATAATCCCTAACCACAGAAAAACCAAAACTTTCTACATACTCTTGAACAGCAGCAGATATATCAGTTAATCTATTTCCTAGTACCGCTTTTTCAATACCTTTAAAAAAGCTTTCTTTTGTTATTTCAATTAACTTTTCTGCTTCATGGGAAATTTTACCAACTGCAAAAGTTCTCGCTGCATCTCCATGATATCCATCTAGAACAGCTCCACAATCTATACTGATTATGTCACCCTCTTTTAAAACTTTATTTTTAGATGGAATGCCATGAACTACTTCTTCATTAACAGAAGTACATATAGAAGCCGGAAATCCATAATACCCTTTAAATGATGGTTTTGCATTATGTTTTGTTATATACTTCTCTGCAATTCTGTCCAATTCTTTAGTAGTTATTCCTGGCTTCACTGCATTTTTAATTTTCAACAGTGTTTCACCTACAAGCCTACCTGCACGTCTCATAAGCTCAATTTCCCTATCTGTTTTAATTATTATCATTTACAAACAGCTCCTAAAACACTTTTCACTCTTTGAAAAACCTGATTTATTTCTCCATTACCATCTATCGTTGAAATTACCTCCTGCTTTTTATAATAATTAATTAAAGGTTCCGTTTGTTTTTCATATACATCCAATCTATCCTTCACAGTAGATTCTGTATCATCTTTTCTCTGTATAATGTCATTATTACATATATCACACTTATCTTTTAGCTTAGGAGGATTAAACTTTACATGATAACTTGCACCACAAGATGGGCAGATTCTTCTACCTGTCATTCTTTCAAAAATCAACTCTTTAGGAACATCTATAAGTAAAACCACATCTATCTTATTATTATCCACATTCAAAAATAAATCTAAAGCTTCAGCTTGATACACAGTCCTTGGAAATCCATCCAATAAAAATCCATTTTTACAATCATCCATACTCAATCTATCTTTAACTATATTTATAGTAACTTCATCAGGTACTAGCTGACCTTTATCTAAATACTTTTTAGCTTCAACTCCAAGAGGAGTATTATCTGAAATATTTTTTCTAAAAATATCCCCTGTAGATATATGAGGTATGGAATACTCTTCACTGATAAATTTAGCTTGAGTTCCTTTCCCTGCCCCTGGAGGACCTAATAAAATTATTTTCATCTGTACCACATCCCAAATATACTTTTTTAATTCAAAAATCCACGATAATGACGTACCAGTAACTGTGATTGTAATTGTCTTACCGTTTCAATAGCAACATTTACTATAATAAGCAATCCCGTTCCACCAAAATATATACCTTTAAAATTAGTATACGTTTCTGCTAATATAGGGGATATTGCTATTATTCCCGCAAAAGCTCCTCCTAAAACTGCTACTCGTGCTAAAACTCGTTCTATATATATAGCTGTAGGTTCTCCTGGTCTTATTCCTGGAATAAATCCAGAGGACTTATTCATATTTTCAGCCATTTCTTCTGGCTTGAGGGTTACCTCTGTATAAAACCATGTAAAAAAAATCGTCAGCAGAAAATAAAGCACAGGATATTGCCAATTACTTTCCTTAAATGGACTAAATGAACTTGCTGTTACAAATTGAGTAAAAGCAGAATTGGGCCAAAATCCACCTATGGTCATTGGAAATTGCATAACAGATATAGCAAATATGATTCCAATAACAGCTGCACCATTTACATTAATAGGAATATGTGTTGATTGCCCTTTATACATTCTTCCTGCATTAGTCTTACCCGCATACTGTATAGGAATCCTACGTTCTGATAAACTCATAACCACTACTGCTACAAATAATAAGATTATCACCACCATAAATCCTATTGTCTCTACAAAATTAACTATTTCCACTTCCTGAAGTTTCAACATCCCTGATACTGCAGATGGAAATCTAGAGATAATATTTACAAATATTATAAGAGAAATTCCATTGCCTATACCGTGTTCTGTAATTTTATCGCCAAGCCACATAAGAAAAGTTGACGCTGTAGTTACTGTAAATACTATCATAAATATACTTAATTTATTCCCCGGATCTACAAGAGCACCTGCTCTGCTTATTATAGCATATATACTAAATCCCTGAATCACTCCAAGAGGGATTGATGCATATCTAGTATATTCTTGTATTTTTTTTCTTCCCTCTTCTCCTTCTTTAGATAATTGCTCTAAACGAGGCACTGCAACATTAAGAAGTTGCATTATAATAGAGGAATTAATAAATGGAATAACTCCCATAGCAAATATACTAAATCTACTAAATGCACCTCCTGATAAGAGATCATAAAATCCTAACAATGAGCCACTACCAGTTAATTCTGTTAACTTGGAAGTGTCTATCCCTGGAACAGCAATAAAATTTCCTACTCTAAAAATTATTACCATAAATAGTGTAAATAGTATTCTTTTCCTTAATTCCGGAACTTTCCAAGCATCACGCAAAGTTGATAGCATATTATATCACCTCTACTTTTCCTCCAGCCGCTTCTATTTTTTGTGCTGCAGCTTTTGTAAATTTAACTGCCTTTACTGTAAGTTTTTTTTGCAATTCACCATTTCCAAGTATTTTTAAACCGTCTTTAGATTTCCTAATCATTCTTTTCTCTAGCAACAGTTCTGGTGTAATTTCTGTTCCATCTTCAAATATATTTAATCTCTCAACATTTAATTCAGAATATTGTTTTGCAAATATATTAGTGAATCCTCTTTTAGGAACTCTTCTATAAAGTGGCATTTGTCCGCCTTCAAAGCCTATTCTTACTCCACCGCCAGCTCTAGCTTTTTGTCCCTTTTCACCTTTTCCAGCATTTCTTCCAAGTCCTGAACCAGTACCTCTACCAACTCTTTTACGTGACTTTCTCGATCCTTCTGCCGGTTTTAATTCATGAAGTTTCATATTTAATTTACACCTCCTTTACTATACTTCTTCTACTTCTAAAAGATAGCTAACTTTTTTAATCATGCCTTTTATTTGAGGGTTATCCTCATGTTCTACAACTTTTCCTATCTTTTTTAGTCCTAGAGCATTAACAGTGGCAATATGATCCTTTTTTCTTCCTATTAAACTTTTTTTTAAAGTTATCTTAAGTCTAGCCAAAGCTATTCCCTCCTAACCTAAAATCTCTTCGACAGTTTTACCTCTAAGACTAGCTATATGTTCTGCTGTCTTTAGCTTTGACAAACCATCAATAGTAGCATTTACCATATTTCTTGGATTATTAGAACCAACAGATTTTGCTCTAACGTCTTTTAATCCTGAAAGTTCAAGAACTGCTCTTGAAGGGCCCCCTGCTATAATTCCTGTTCCTTCACTAGCTGTCATTATAAATACTTTTCCTGTTCCAAATTGGCCAGTTATATTATGTGGCACTGTAGTACCAACTATTGGAACTTCAATCAAATTTTTCTTTGCATCTTCTATTCCTTTTCTAATTGCCTCAGGTATTTCTATAGACTTTCCAGTTCCTACACCTACATGGCCATTTTCATCTCCCACTACAACTAGGGCACTGAATCTAAAATTTCTACCACCTTTAACAACCTTAGCAACTCTGTTTATGAATACAACTTTTTCTTTAAGATTTAAAGTGCTAGGATCGATTCTCATTTATTTCCCTCCTTATTTAGAATTGTAATCCACCTTCTCTTGCTCCTTCTGCAAGATTTTGTACTCTTCCATGATATATATATCCACCTCTATCAAAAACTACTTCTTTAATTCCTTTCTCGATAGCCTTATTAGCTATCATTTTACCAACAACTTTTGCTGCTTCTTTATTACTTCCATTACCTTTAAAATCTTTATCTATACTTGAAGCAGAAACCAGAGTTGTTCCTTTTATATCATCTATTATTTGAGCATATATATTTTTTTCACTTCTATATACTGAAAGTCGTGGTACCTCACTGGTTCCAAAAATTTTTTTACGAACTCTTAGATGACGTTTTTCCCTCAGTTTTTTCTTATCATATTTTTTAAACATGAAACTCACTCCTTTCTACTACTTCTTACCTGTTTTACCTTCTTTACGTCTTATAACTTCATTATCATATTTAATTCCTTTTCCCTTATAAGGTTCAGGTTTTCTCCAGGATCTTATATCCGCCGCAACATTTCCAACTAACTCTTTATCAATACCTTTCACTACAATCTTTGTAGCAGCTGGTGTTTCAAAAGTCACTCCCTCAACTGCTTCTATTTCAACAGGATGTGAAAATCCTAAATTTAAAACTAATTTTCTCCCCTGCAATTGGGCTCTATATCCTACACCTATCAATTCTAATGTTTTTGAATATCCTTCAGTTACACCCACAATCATATTATTTATCAATGCTCTAGTTAACCCATGAAGGGATCTAGATTTCTTTTCATCATTATTTCTTGTAACTACTACTGAATTATTTTCAACAGCAATATTAATATCTTTTGCCATAGCTTTCACAAGTTGGCCTTTAGCTCCTTTTACAGTAACCACATTATCTGGTGTTACTGTAAAATCCACACCACTTGGAATAGCTATTGGAAGTTTTCCTATTCTTGACATAATTACACCTCCTGTACTCCTTGTTTAGCAATAAATATTATTCATATTTTTACAAATTTTGTATTATACCTAAAACTACCATATGTAGCAAAGTACTTCTCCGCCCACTCCTAATTTTCTTGCTTCTCTATCTGTAATAATTCCCTTAGAAGTGGATATTATTGCAACTCCCAACCCATTTAAAACTTTAGGAATTTCTTCTTTTCTACAATAAACTCTTAACCCAGGTTTAGATATCCTCTTAAGTCCAGTTATAACTCTTTCTTTATTTTTACCATATTTCATTGAAAGTCTTATCATATTAACAGAACCATCTGCATATTCCTCTAAATTTTTTATATACCCTTCCTGAAGCATTATGTTTAATACTGCCTTTTTAATAGTTGAAGAAGGTACTTCCACTATTTCATGTCTAACAACATTGGCATTTCTTATACGTGTAAGTAAATCTGCTATAGGATCAGTCATTACCATTGATTGTGCCTCCTTTCATCAATAACTAATAATTACCAACTTGCTTTTTTACAGCCTGGTATTTCACCTTTATATGCTAATTCTCTGAAACATATACGACATATACCATACTTTTTTAATACAGCATGAGGTCTTCCGCATATTCTACATCTTGTATAGGCTTTAGTCGCATACTTAGGCTTTTTTTTCCATTTTTCTATTAAAGCTTTACGTGCCACATTTCTCCCTCCTTATTTTTGAGCAAATGGCATTCCAAATAATCTCAATAATTCTTTTGCTTCCTCATCAGTATTGGCAGTAGTAACAAAAACTATATCCATACCTCTAACTTTGTCTATTTTATCATATTCTATTTCTGGAAATATTAATTGTTCTTTAATTCCTAATGAATAATTTCCTCTACCATCAAAGGATTTATCAGATACTCCAGAAAAATCTCTAACTCTTGGTAATGCAACATTCATTAGTTTATCTGCAAACTCATACATATATTGCTTTCTTAAAGTAACTTTACATCCTATAGCCATATTTTCCCTTAATTTAAAATTCGCTATAGATTTCTTTGCCCTGGTGAGCACTGGTTTCTGTCCTGTAATTATAGTTAAATCATTAACTGCTGATTCTAAGACTTTTGGATTATCTTTAGCTTCTCCCACACCCATATTTATAACTATTTTCTCAAGCTTTGGTGCCTGCATTATATTTTTATAGCCAAACTTCTCCATTAATGCTGGAACTACTTCTTTTTTATATTTTTCCTGTAACCTTAAACTCATACTTTGGGCCTCCTTTCAAAGATTTATAGTGTTTCTCCGCACTTTTTACATACTCTAACTTTTGTTCCGTCTTCTAGTATTTTATTACTTATTCTGGTTACGTTTTTGCATTTTTCACAATATAGCATTACTTTTGAACTATATATAGGAGCTTCCTTACGGATTATACCACCTTCCATATTTTGCCTGTTAGGCTTTTGATGCTTTGAAACTATATTAATACCACTAACAAGAACTTTACTTGCTTTAGGCATTACAGCTAAAACTTCACCTGTTTTCCCTTTATCTTTTCCAGAAATAACCATTACCGTATCTTTTCTTCTAACATGTACTTTTGCCATCGTAGCCACCTCCTTACTTTATAAAACTTCAGGTGCTAATGATAATATTTTTGTAAAATCTTTATCCCTTAGCTCTCTTGCAACCGGTCCAAAGATACGAGTTCCTCTCGGTTGTTTATCTTCTTTTATTATAACAGCAGCATTCTCATCAAATTTTATATATGAACCATCTGTTCTTCTTAGACCTCTGGCAGATCTAACTATAACAGCTTTAACAACTTCTCCTTTTTTAACAACACCGCCTGGTGTTGCACTTTTAACGCTAGCAACTATTATATCACCAATGTTTCCCCATTTTCTTTTGGATCCACCTAAAACTCTTATACACATAATTTCTTTGGCTCCAGAATTATCTGCAACCTTCAATAATGTCTGTTGCTGAATCATTAAAAACACCCTCCTTTCAGCTATACTATTTAGCTTTTTCTACTATTTCTACAAGCCTCCATCTTTTATCTTTTGATAAAGGTCTAGTTTCCATTATTAATACTTTATCATTATTTCTTGCCTCATTATTTTCGTCATGAGCTTTAAATTTACTAGTCTTCTTAATTATTTTTCCATATAATGGATGGCGAACTTTATTCTCAACTGCCACCACTATAGTCTTATCCATTTTATCAGAAGTAACTGTTCCTATTCTAGTTTTTCTATATCCTCTTTCCACGAATAAACCTCCTTTCAACCTATTGTTCAAACGCCCTTAGCTCTTTTTCTCTAAGGATGGTCTTAATTTGGGCTATAGATTTTTTAACTTCCCTTATTCTCATAGGATTCTCCAATTGACCTGTTGCCAATTGAAACCTTAAATTAAATAATTCTGATTTAAGATCCTGTACCTTTTCCTGTAAGTCTTGAGGGCTACTGCCTTGTCTTAGTTCCTGTAATTCTCTAGCCTTCATCGCTTTCACCACCCACTTCTTCAAAATCTCTCTTTGTCACGAATTTAGTCTTTATAGGTAATTTGTGTGATGCAAGTCTCATTGCTTCTCTGGCTGTCTCCTCTGGAACACCTGATAACTCAAACAATATTCTGCCTGGTTTAACAACTGCTACCCAATATTCTGGTGAACCTTTACCAGAACCCATACGTGTTTCTGCAGGTTTTTCTGTAACGGGTTTATCAGGAAAAATCTTTATCCAAAGTTTTCCTCCTCTTTTAATATATCTATTTATAGCTATTCTAGCTGATTCTATCTGATTATTTGTTATCCATGCACATTCCGTAGCCTGTATAGCGTAATCTCCATATGCTATAAAATTACCCCTTGTAGCCTTGCCTTTCATTCTACCACGCTGTACCTTACGATGCTTAACTTTCTTAGGCATTAACATATGTTATTCCTCCTTCCCTATGCTTTAGCTTCTTCCTTATTTTCAATAGGTTTTTTAGCAGGAAGCACTTCTCCTTTATATACCCATACCTTTACTCCTATTTTACCGTATGTAGTATCTGCTTCTGCAAACCCATAATCTATATCGGCTCTTAAAGTCTGTAATGGAATTGTTCCTTCATGATAGGATTCTGATCTTGCTATTTCAGCACCACCAAGTCTTCCTGAACATGTAGTTTTAACTCCTTTAACCCCGGATTTCATTGCCCTTTGTATTGTCTGCTTCATTGCTCTTCTAAAAGAAATTCTTTTTTCAAGCTGCAATGCTATATTTTCTGCCATAAGTTGAGCATCAGCTTCTGCTACCTTTACCTCAACTATATTTATAAGTATAACTTTTTCTGGAACTATCTTTTTCAATTCCGTCTTTAAGGCTTCAATTCCCTGACCGCCCTTTCCTATTACCATTCCAGGCTTAGCTGTAAATATATTTAACTTAATTCTCTTAGCTGCTCTCTCAATTTGAATTTTTGAAATTCCAGCCATGGCACCTTTTTTCTTTACAAACTTTCTAATTTTATTATCTTCAACTAGATTATCTGCGAAACTTTTTTTATCTGCATACCATTTGGCATCCCATTCTTTAATTATGCCAACCCTTAAGCCGTGCGGATGTACTTTTTGTCCCATCTGTTTCCCTCCTTCTTACTCTCTTTCCTTAACTACCAAAGTTATATGACTACTTCTTTTATTAATTCTAAAAGCCCTTCCCTGAGCATGCGGTTGAAATCTCTTTAATGTTGGACCTTCACAAGCATACGCTTCTGAAATATATAAAACATCTCTATTTAAATCTAAATTATTCTCTGCATTAGCAACTGCTGATTTTAAAAGTTTATTAACTACTACAGCTGCATCTTTTGGAGTATATCTTAATATGGCAAAAGCTTCATTCACATTTTTACCTCTTACCAAATTAAGTACAACTCCTACTTTCATTGAGGACATTCTCACATATTTAGCTATAGCCTTAGCTTCCATCTTACCTAATCCCTCCTTTCCAATTACCTAGAAACACGAGTTGTTTTTTCAGTTCTATCAACGTGTCCCCTGTATGTTCTGGTTAACGCAAACTCTCCCAATTTATGCCCTACCATATCTTCTGATATATATACAGGAACATGTTTTCTCCCATCATGTACTGCTATAGTATGACCTATCATCTGAGGAAATATAGTTGAACTTCGTGACCAAGTTTTTATAACTTTTTTCTCGCCTTTTTTATTTAATTCATTTATTTTTTTTAAAAGTGATTCCTGGACATAGGGTCCTTTTTTTATTGATCTGCTCACTTTTTAGCCTCCCTTCATACAATTTATCTAAATAAAAAACTTTTTTTAAATCCATATAATAAAAATTTATCATATCCTACAAATTCAACCTTTTTATTTAAATCAACGAAGAGAATATATATTCTCTTCAAATTATTTTCTATTTCTTCTTTTAATTATAAATTTATCTGAATATTTCTTATTTTTTCTAGTCTTCAATCCTAATGCCGGTTTGCCCCATGGAGTAAGAGGTCCTGGGTGTCCTACCGGTGACTTTCCTTCTCCACCACCGTGCGGATGATCATTAGGGTTCATTACAGAACCTCTAACTGTAGGCCTTATTCCCATATGTCTCTTTCTACCTGCTTTACCTATGTTAATTATTTCATGTGTTAAATTTGAAACTGTACCTATTGTTGCCCTACATTCTATTCTTACATACCTTACCTCACCACTTGGAAGCCTTAAAGTAGCATACTTTCCCTCTTTAGCCATAAGCTGTGCTGAAGTACCTGCTGATCTTACAAGCTGTGCTCCTTTCCCTGCCTGCAATTCTATGTTGTGAATTGTTGTACCTACAGGTATGTTAACAATTGGAAGACAATTTCCTACCTTTATATCTGAATCTGCACCTGATACTATTACATCTCCAACTTTTAATCCAACTGGAGCTATTATATATCTTTTTTCACCATCTGCATAAGTCACAAGAGCTATGAATGCCGACCTATTAGGATCATATTCTATAGTTGATACCTTAGCTGGTATTCCATCTTTATTTCTTTTGAAATCTATTAATCTATATTTCCGTTTTGCCCCGCCACCTATATGACGAACTGTTATTTTACCGTGAGCATTTCTACCACCACTTCTTTTTAATGCCACAAGAAGCGATTTTTCTGGAACATCTGTAGTTATTTCCTCAAATGTATTTACAGTCATATGTCTTCTTGAAGGTGTGGTAGGTTTAAATCCCTTAACTGCCATAACCGGTATTCCCTCCTTTTTTCGCTTATCTGGATTTCTCCAATAACTGCTTTATCTATTACTTATTGTATTCCTTCAAAAAATTCTATTGTTTTACTTTCTTCTGTAAGTTTAACAACAGCTTTTTTATAATCTGGTCTTTTTCCTATATGGACACCTACTCTTTTTTTCTTTCCCTTATATCTTGATGTATTTACAGTTTCAACAGTTACTCCGAAAACATCTTCAACAGCTCTCTTTATCATCGATTTATTAGCACGTATATCAACTATAAAGGTGTATTTTTTTTCATTCATAGCGCCCATGCTTTTTTCCGTTATAACAGGCCTTCTTATGATATCATAATTAGTATATTTCATTATGCATACACCTCCTCAATTTTTGATACAGCATCCTTAGTTATTATAAGCTTTTCAAATTTTAATAAGTCATATACATTTAAGTTATTAACCGGAATTACCGATACTCCCTGTATATTTCTTGCTGACTTATATACATTTTGATTTGATTCTGCTGTAACAATTAATGCTTTTTTAGTTTCAAAAGCATTTAATATTTCTATTATGTCTTTTGTTTTTGGAGCATCCATTTCTAAATTTTCCAACACTATTATCTGATTTTCTTCAACTTTACTTGACAGAGCAGATTTCATAGCTAATCTTCTTGCCGACTTTGGAACTGAAATTCTATAACTTCTAGGCTTTACTGCAAAAACCATACCACCGTGAATCCATTGTGGTGCTCTTATAGAACCCTGTCTTGCTCTACCAGTTCCTTTTTGTCTCCAAGGCTTAATTCCACCTCCGGAAACTTCAGCTCTCGTCTTTGCTGACTGTGTTCCCTGTCTTCTATTGGCAAGTAGCGCCACAACTACTTGATGCATAACATATTGATTTACTTCAACTCCAAATACTTTATCTGACAACTCAAAATCTGTAATTTTTTGACCTTCTTTGTTAAATAATCCTACTATAGGCATTTTGTATCCTCCTTTCTAATGAAATTAAGCTTTAACCGTATCTCTTATTGATACAAAACTTTTGTTAGGGCCTGGTACTCCACCTTTTATCAAAATAATATTTTTTTCAGGAATAACCTTTGCAATCTGTAGATTTAATACAGTAGTATTTTTATTTCCCATATGTCCTGGCATTTTTTTGTTCCTAAAAGTCCTGGATGGATCAGAAGATGCTCCCATTGAACCAACAGCTCTATGAAATTTCGAACCGTGAGACATAGGACCTCTTTGAGCATTCCATCTTCTTATTACCCCCTGAAATCCCTTACCTTTTGAGATTCCAGATACATCGATTCTATCTCCTTCTGAAAAAACATCTGCCTTTATTTCTTGCCCTATTTCATATTCACCTATATTATCAACTTTAAATTCCTTCAAGAATCTTTTTAATGAAACTTCTGACTTTGCAAAATGACCTTTTAATGGTTTGTTAACAAGTTTCTCTCTTATATCACCAAAACCAATTTGTATAGATTTATAACCGTCCTTTTCTTCAGTCTTCTTTTGTACAACTACACAAGGTCCTGCTTCAATTACTGTAACAGGAACTACTCTACCATTTTCATTAAATATCTGGGTCATACCTAATTTTTTACCCAATATGGCTTTTTTCATTTACATACACCTCCTAAACATATTAGCGGATCGTTTAAAATAAACGGTCATAATAGTTAACAATAACAATTTATTATAATTACACTTTTATAATTTTATCTCAATATCAACACCCGCCGGCAAATCAAGTCTCATTAAAGCATCAACAGTTTTTGGGGATGGACTTATTATATCTATAAGTCTTTTATGAGTTCTTATCTCAAATTGTTCTCTTGAATCTTTGTATTTATGTGGAGCTCTTAGAATTGTAACTACATCTTTTTCTGTAGGTAACGGTACAGGTCCTGCTACCTTTGCTCCTGTAGACTTGGCAGTTTCTACTATCTTTTCAGATGATTGATCAAGTATGGTATGATCAAAAGCTTTCAACCTTATTCTTATTTTTTGTTTTGCCATTATTATTTCCCTCCTTTTCATGCACGCTATACTTCTTACGTACAACAGCGGATACATTCTATAAACTGTTCCAGGCGTTTCATACATTTTGATACAAAGAACACCCTATAAAATAACTGTCGCCTGGTTCAAGACCCTGGCATACTCAGTCAAGAATTACCCGGAAGCCCGGCAACCTCTTGCCTCATCGCTGTTATAACCTCACAACTTCTTAAGTATACACTAAATTCTTATTTCTGACAAGTAAAAATTTATACTTTTAAAATAAGCAACATTAGACCACTCAATAATTGGTTAAATTAAGGAAAGAGAAGCCTCTTTCCTTTTCACTAAAATACTACTATCTTAAATTGTCTTAACACACTTATTCAGATACTGTAGTAACAACACCCGAACCAACTGTTCTACCACCTTCTCTTATTGCAAATCTCAATCCTTCATGCATCGCAACAGGTGTTATAAGTTCTACATTCATATCTATATGATCCCCTGGCATTACCATTTCTACTCCCTCTGGTAATGATATTGACCCTGTTACATCTGTTGTTCTAAAATAAAACTGTGGTCTGTATCCATTGAAAAATGGTGTGTGTCTTCCACCTTCTTCTTTCTTCAATACATACACCTGCCCTACAAATTTCTTATGTGGCTTTACTGATCCCGGTTTTGATAATACCTGCCCTCTCTCTATTTCTTCTCTCTGTATCCCTCTTAATAATGCTCCTATGTTGTCTCCTGCCATAGCTTGATCCAGAAGCTTTCTAAACATTTCTACTCCTGTACATACTGTCTTTTTCTTCTCTTCTTTTAATCCTACTATCTCTACTTCGTCCCCTATCTTAAGCACTCCACTCTCTACTCTTCCTGTAGCTACTGTTCCTCTTCCTGTAATTGTGAATACATCTTCTATAGGCATTAAGAATGGCTTATCTATAGGTCTTTCTGGTGTTGGTATATAAGTATCTACTGCTTCCATTAATTCATATATACATTTAGTCGCTTCTGCATCATCTGGATTTTCAATTACCTTTAATGCACTTCCTACTATTATTGGAACATCATCTCCCGGGAA
This window encodes:
- the secY gene encoding preprotein translocase subunit SecY, with translation MLSTLRDAWKVPELRKRILFTLFMVIIFRVGNFIAVPGIDTSKLTELTGSGSLLGFYDLLSGGAFSRFSIFAMGVIPFINSSIIMQLLNVAVPRLEQLSKEGEEGRKKIQEYTRYASIPLGVIQGFSIYAIISRAGALVDPGNKLSIFMIVFTVTTASTFLMWLGDKITEHGIGNGISLIIFVNIISRFPSAVSGMLKLQEVEIVNFVETIGFMVVIILLFVAVVVMSLSERRIPIQYAGKTNAGRMYKGQSTHIPINVNGAAVIGIIFAISVMQFPMTIGGFWPNSAFTQFVTASSFSPFKESNWQYPVLYFLLTIFFTWFYTEVTLKPEEMAENMNKSSGFIPGIRPGEPTAIYIERVLARVAVLGGAFAGIIAISPILAETYTNFKGIYFGGTGLLIIVNVAIETVRQLQSQLLVRHYRGFLN
- the rpmD gene encoding 50S ribosomal protein L30 codes for the protein MARLKITLKKSLIGRKKDHIATVNALGLKKIGKVVEHEDNPQIKGMIKKVSYLLEVEEV
- a CDS encoding adenylate kinase codes for the protein MKIILLGPPGAGKGTQAKFISEEYSIPHISTGDIFRKNISDNTPLGVEAKKYLDKGQLVPDEVTINIVKDRLSMDDCKNGFLLDGFPRTVYQAEALDLFLNVDNNKIDVVLLIDVPKELIFERMTGRRICPSCGASYHVKFNPPKLKDKCDICNNDIIQRKDDTESTVKDRLDVYEKQTEPLINYYKKQEVISTIDGNGEINQVFQRVKSVLGAVCK
- the rplF gene encoding 50S ribosomal protein L6, coding for MSRIGKLPIAIPSGVDFTVTPDNVVTVKGAKGQLVKAMAKDINIAVENNSVVVTRNNDEKKSRSLHGLTRALINNMIVGVTEGYSKTLELIGVGYRAQLQGRKLVLNLGFSHPVEIEAVEGVTFETPAATKIVVKGIDKELVGNVAADIRSWRKPEPYKGKGIKYDNEVIRRKEGKTGKK
- the rpmJ gene encoding 50S ribosomal protein L36 — protein: MKVRPSVKPICEKCKIIKRKGKVMVICENPRHKQKQG
- the rpsE gene encoding 30S ribosomal protein S5, with product MRIDPSTLNLKEKVVFINRVAKVVKGGRNFRFSALVVVGDENGHVGVGTGKSIEIPEAIRKGIEDAKKNLIEVPIVGTTVPHNITGQFGTGKVFIMTASEGTGIIAGGPSRAVLELSGLKDVRAKSVGSNNPRNMVNATIDGLSKLKTAEHIASLRGKTVEEILG
- the rplO gene encoding 50S ribosomal protein L15: MKLHELKPAEGSRKSRKRVGRGTGSGLGRNAGKGEKGQKARAGGGVRIGFEGGQMPLYRRVPKRGFTNIFAKQYSELNVERLNIFEDGTEITPELLLEKRMIRKSKDGLKILGNGELQKKLTVKAVKFTKAAAQKIEAAGGKVEVI
- the rplR gene encoding 50S ribosomal protein L18, whose protein sequence is MFKKYDKKKLREKRHLRVRKKIFGTSEVPRLSVYRSEKNIYAQIIDDIKGTTLVSASSIDKDFKGNGSNKEAAKVVGKMIANKAIEKGIKEVVFDRGGYIYHGRVQNLAEGAREGGLQF
- the map gene encoding type I methionyl aminopeptidase; the encoded protein is MIIIKTDREIELMRRAGRLVGETLLKIKNAVKPGITTKELDRIAEKYITKHNAKPSFKGYYGFPASICTSVNEEVVHGIPSKNKVLKEGDIISIDCGAVLDGYHGDAARTFAVGKISHEAEKLIEITKESFFKGIEKAVLGNRLTDISAAVQEYVESFGFSVVRDYVGHGIGSNMHEYPEIPNYGKPGRGPKLVKGMALAIEPMVNMGKYNVTIQSNNWTVVTVDGSLSVHYENTVAILENGPEILTLI
- the infA gene encoding translation initiation factor IF-1 — protein: MSKDDVIEMQGTVLEALPNAMFEVELESGHKILAHISGKLRMNFIRILPGDKVTVELSPYDLTRGRITWRAK